From the genome of Cedecea lapagei, one region includes:
- a CDS encoding sigma-70 family RNA polymerase sigma factor, whose protein sequence is MSRSQLVAQKLYCDHQRWLYHWLRNKVGCPEQAQDLTQDTFIKILVSPDLVSIRQPRPFLATVARRLIANHYRRKKIEEAWLEALASRPEQEHPSPEARLLILEVLEQIDTALDGLPSQVREAFLLAHLQGMRYCDIAERLRVSSSSVKQYLQRANLHCFFAIN, encoded by the coding sequence ATGTCCCGTTCCCAACTGGTTGCGCAGAAGCTTTACTGCGATCATCAGCGCTGGCTTTACCACTGGCTGCGCAATAAGGTCGGCTGCCCGGAACAAGCGCAGGATCTGACCCAGGATACCTTTATTAAGATCCTGGTCAGCCCCGATCTGGTGTCCATTCGCCAGCCGCGCCCTTTTCTCGCCACGGTTGCCCGAAGGCTGATTGCCAACCATTATCGCCGCAAGAAAATCGAAGAGGCCTGGCTGGAAGCGCTGGCCTCCCGGCCGGAACAGGAACACCCCTCCCCGGAAGCCAGGCTGCTGATCCTCGAAGTGCTGGAACAGATTGATACGGCGCTGGACGGCCTGCCCTCTCAGGTAAGAGAGGCTTTCTTGCTGGCGCATCTCCAGGGAATGCGTTATTGCGATATCGCCGAGCGCCTGCGGGTCTCCAGCAGCTCCGTTAAGCAATATCTCCAGCGCGCCAATCTTCACTGCTTCTTCGCGATAAACTAA
- a CDS encoding TonB-dependent receptor — translation MTIKNNGKATAISDASQPAPLLRAPLASGIALSGLLALATGLPTVSWAAEASSAASQPFSVPAGPLSGALQTLANDANVMLVFTPDQTSNKTTSGLKGTYSVQSAFDHLLAGSGLKAVRDDNSYRLVSLAAPSSEAAPIIVPELSVVSGLDDSVVAGRSTLKKENIERIQADNVAALLDKLPGVSSAGSPRPGGQSLNIWGMGGMEDIKVTLDGAPKGFEKYRQGSVFIEPELIKQIDVDKGPFNLANGNGGFGGSIKIVTKDAADLLLPGENFGGMLKYGFHTNDNQNIYSGALYGKTPEGFADGMIYASKRDGGNITRPDGTHFDYSANRQGTWLAKTNLYLTDAQTLTLSAMHSASTGWQPFAAKRDEIAAPSQAEVDRYGLDEAWRRKLVYRDQTDENYSVKWNLAPADQPWLDLTLSYAYSKTKQHDTRPDSAGASSFLGSLGNESWVDYKDNLVEINNKSRFSTGPVDHLLEIGASWHKNQRDALMYYPSYKKNAAYNYGYFQPYYMPAGEQQTRGLYVQDSMTLGSVTLTPGVRYDSVTNTGEPNIAPMYNSSDPKVGHNYSSKSYHGFTPALGLVWKATPNMSLFADVTRTWRAPTIDEQYTVQYALSNVSGSSRDLKVETINSVRGGMILDFNNLLADDDSVQIRTTLFRNRGKDEIFYRRGVLCGAQSVKSGANCGSPLSNYRNLPGYTIQGLEIESFYDSRRLFGSLSFSTIRGQRDASPRDPWGNKTWLAEIPPVTAHTTLGVKAPEWNMTFGWTMDMARKQDRSPKDGDPLAGIWALPKTSGYALQGLFASWQPEQVKGMEARIAVDNLFNTDYYPYLGESVSGIGRNIKLSISQKF, via the coding sequence ATGACGATAAAAAATAACGGAAAGGCTACGGCCATTTCCGACGCGAGCCAGCCTGCACCGCTCCTTCGCGCCCCGCTTGCGTCTGGCATTGCCTTATCTGGCCTGCTGGCGCTGGCAACCGGTTTACCGACAGTCTCCTGGGCGGCAGAAGCCAGCTCAGCCGCCAGCCAGCCATTTTCCGTGCCTGCCGGGCCGTTGAGCGGCGCCCTGCAAACGCTGGCGAATGACGCCAACGTGATGCTGGTCTTCACCCCGGATCAAACGTCAAACAAAACGACCTCCGGTCTCAAGGGAACCTATTCCGTCCAAAGTGCCTTTGATCATCTGCTGGCAGGCAGCGGCCTGAAAGCGGTGCGGGACGACAACAGCTATCGGCTTGTTTCCCTGGCAGCCCCCTCCTCCGAAGCCGCCCCGATTATCGTCCCGGAGCTTTCCGTAGTCAGCGGGCTGGATGACAGCGTCGTTGCCGGGCGCTCAACGCTTAAAAAAGAAAATATCGAGCGTATTCAGGCCGATAACGTCGCTGCCCTGCTGGATAAGCTGCCGGGTGTTTCTTCCGCCGGTTCACCTCGCCCGGGCGGGCAGAGCCTGAATATCTGGGGCATGGGCGGCATGGAAGATATCAAAGTGACGCTGGATGGCGCGCCGAAAGGGTTTGAGAAGTATCGCCAGGGGTCAGTGTTTATCGAGCCGGAGCTTATCAAGCAGATCGACGTCGATAAGGGCCCGTTTAACCTCGCCAACGGCAACGGCGGCTTCGGCGGCAGCATTAAAATCGTCACCAAAGACGCGGCCGACCTCCTGCTGCCCGGTGAAAACTTTGGCGGCATGCTGAAATACGGCTTCCACACCAACGATAATCAGAATATCTACAGCGGTGCTCTGTATGGCAAAACGCCGGAAGGTTTTGCCGACGGCATGATCTACGCCAGCAAACGCGACGGCGGCAACATTACCCGCCCGGACGGCACCCATTTCGACTATTCCGCCAACCGACAGGGCACCTGGCTGGCCAAAACCAACCTCTATCTGACCGACGCACAGACGCTGACGCTTTCGGCCATGCACTCGGCATCCACCGGCTGGCAGCCCTTCGCCGCTAAGCGGGACGAAATCGCCGCCCCGAGCCAGGCCGAGGTTGATAGATACGGGTTAGATGAAGCCTGGCGCAGAAAGCTGGTGTATCGCGATCAGACCGACGAAAACTACTCCGTGAAGTGGAACCTGGCTCCGGCAGACCAGCCGTGGCTGGATTTGACGCTGAGCTACGCATATTCCAAAACCAAACAGCACGATACCCGCCCCGACTCCGCAGGCGCCTCCAGCTTCCTGGGCTCGCTCGGCAATGAGAGCTGGGTGGACTACAAAGACAATCTGGTGGAGATCAATAACAAGAGCCGATTCAGCACCGGGCCGGTGGATCACCTGCTGGAAATCGGCGCCAGCTGGCATAAAAATCAACGCGATGCGCTGATGTACTACCCTAGCTACAAGAAGAACGCGGCCTACAACTACGGCTATTTCCAGCCCTACTACATGCCGGCCGGGGAGCAGCAAACGCGCGGCCTGTATGTGCAGGACAGTATGACGCTCGGCAGCGTCACCTTGACGCCGGGCGTGCGCTACGACAGCGTCACTAACACCGGCGAGCCAAACATCGCCCCGATGTACAACAGCAGCGATCCTAAAGTCGGCCACAACTACAGCAGCAAAAGTTATCACGGCTTTACGCCTGCGCTTGGGCTGGTCTGGAAAGCCACGCCGAATATGTCGCTGTTTGCCGATGTCACCCGAACATGGCGGGCGCCAACCATTGATGAGCAGTACACCGTGCAGTACGCGCTGTCTAACGTTTCCGGCTCAAGCCGCGACCTGAAGGTGGAAACCATCAACAGCGTTCGCGGCGGGATGATCCTGGACTTCAATAATCTGCTCGCGGACGACGACAGCGTGCAAATCCGCACCACGCTATTCCGCAACCGCGGCAAGGACGAAATTTTCTACCGCCGCGGCGTGCTGTGCGGCGCACAGTCGGTGAAAAGTGGCGCTAACTGCGGCTCCCCGCTGTCGAACTACCGCAACCTGCCGGGATACACCATTCAGGGGCTGGAAATCGAATCGTTTTACGACAGCCGCCGCCTGTTCGGCAGCCTGTCGTTCTCCACTATTCGTGGCCAGCGCGACGCTTCACCGCGCGACCCGTGGGGCAACAAAACCTGGCTTGCAGAAATTCCGCCCGTCACCGCGCACACCACGCTGGGCGTAAAAGCCCCGGAGTGGAATATGACGTTCGGCTGGACTATGGACATGGCGCGTAAACAGGACCGTTCTCCGAAGGATGGCGATCCGTTAGCGGGCATCTGGGCGCTGCCAAAAACCAGCGGCTACGCGCTGCAGGGCCTGTTTGCTAGCTGGCAGCCGGAGCAGGTGAAAGGCATGGAGGCCCGCATTGCCGTTGATAACCTGTTTAACACCGACTACTACCCGTACCTGGGCGAATCCGTCTCCGGTATCGGCCGCAACATCAAGCTGAGTATTTCGCAGAAATTCTGA